The proteins below are encoded in one region of Caballeronia sp. SL2Y3:
- a CDS encoding HoxN/HupN/NixA family nickel/cobalt transporter, producing MTRPTHSARSARLFAGLIAFNVLAWLWALIAFRHYPLLMGTSLLAYSLGLRHAVDADHIAAIDNVTRKLMQHGERPLSVGVFFSLGHSTVVMLATALIAATALAVQARFAAFREIGALIGTSVSAFFLFAIAAMNLVVLRGVWRAFRRARRGDAPNDDDEDLLVVAGGPLARIARPLFALIGKSWHMYPLGFLFGLGFDTATEIGLMGIAASEAARGMPVWSILVFPVLFAAGMSLIDTADSLLMVGAYGWAFMKPVRKLYYNLTVTLASVVIAVFVGSVEALGLLADRLQLKGGLWDVAARLSDHFGALGYAVIGLFAACWLASALLYKWRGYDAADDALDSGIAR from the coding sequence ATGACCCGACCCACCCATTCCGCCCGCTCCGCGCGTCTTTTCGCCGGACTCATCGCGTTCAACGTGCTCGCGTGGCTCTGGGCGCTGATCGCGTTTCGTCACTATCCGCTGCTCATGGGCACGTCGCTGCTCGCGTATTCGCTCGGGCTTCGCCATGCAGTCGATGCCGATCACATCGCCGCCATCGACAACGTCACGCGCAAGCTGATGCAGCACGGCGAGCGCCCGCTCTCCGTGGGCGTGTTCTTCTCGCTCGGACATTCGACCGTCGTGATGCTCGCGACCGCGCTTATCGCCGCCACCGCGCTCGCCGTGCAGGCACGCTTCGCGGCGTTTCGCGAAATCGGCGCGCTCATCGGCACGTCGGTCTCCGCGTTTTTTCTGTTCGCCATCGCCGCGATGAATCTGGTCGTGCTGCGCGGCGTGTGGCGCGCATTCCGGCGCGCGCGCCGCGGCGACGCGCCGAACGACGACGATGAAGACTTGCTCGTCGTCGCAGGCGGCCCGCTCGCGCGCATCGCGCGGCCCCTCTTTGCGTTGATCGGCAAGAGCTGGCACATGTATCCGCTGGGCTTTCTGTTCGGCCTCGGCTTCGATACGGCAACCGAGATCGGGCTGATGGGCATTGCCGCGTCCGAAGCGGCGCGCGGCATGCCGGTATGGTCGATCCTCGTGTTCCCGGTGCTGTTCGCAGCCGGCATGTCGCTGATCGATACCGCCGACAGCCTGCTGATGGTCGGCGCGTACGGCTGGGCCTTCATGAAGCCGGTGCGCAAGCTCTATTACAACCTCACGGTGACGCTGGCCTCCGTCGTGATCGCGGTGTTCGTCGGCAGCGTCGAGGCGCTCGGCCTGCTCGCGGATCGCCTGCAATTGAAAGGCGGCCTGTGGGATGTCGCCGCGCGTCTGTCGGACCACTTCGGCGCGCTCGGCTATGCGGTCATCGGCCTCTTCGCCGCGTGCTGGCTGGCCTCGGCGCTGCTCTACAAGTGGCGCGGCTACGACGCCGCCGACGACGCGCTCGACTCGG